A DNA window from Saimiri boliviensis isolate mSaiBol1 chromosome 19 unlocalized genomic scaffold, mSaiBol1.pri SUPER_19_unloc_3, whole genome shotgun sequence contains the following coding sequences:
- the LOC141583311 gene encoding phospholipid phosphatase 2-like, translating into MASRICHRGGVARGALLPSAFPGSLAKHSELRRVSLGPPTCCEKSSSLLVGAGLEAKAGVGAPWPSWFENLTAPRPFSPSSLPVLRCSVSLVNTPYNRGFDCGDDSIRYPYRPDTITLGLMAGVTITATVILVSAGEAYLVLTDRLYSCSDFNNYVAAMYKVLGTFLFGAAVSQSLTDLAKYTIGHLHPSFLAICDPEWSWVNCSVYVQLESVCRGKAADVTEARWVWTSSLHSEGSGS; encoded by the exons atggcgTCGCGGATCTGTCACCGCGGGGGGGTGGCCAGGGGTGCGCTCCTCCCCAGcgcgtttcctggttctctggccaagcACTCTGAACTCCGAA gagtgtcgcttgggcctcccacgtgctgtgagaaaagctcttccttgttggtgggagcaggcctcgaggccaaggcgggtgtgggggccccatggcccagctggtttgagaacctcacagctcccaggcccttctccccctccagcctccctgtccttcgCTGTTCTGTGTCGCTGGTGAACACCCCGTATAACCGAGGATTTGactgtggggatgactccatccggtacccctaccgtccagacaccatcacccttgggctcATGGCCGGGGTCACCATCACAGCCACTGTCATTCTT gtctcggcaggagaagcctacctggtgctCACAGACAggctctattcctgctctgacttcaataattatgTGGCTGCCatgtacaaggtgctggggaccttcctcttcggggcggctgtgagccagtctctgacggacctggccaagtacacgatcggccacctgcaccccagcttcctggccatctgtgaccccgagtggagctgggtcaactgctcggtctatgtgcagctggagagcgtgtgcaggggaaaagCTGCTGACGTCACCGAGGCCAGGTGGGTGTGGACGAGCAGCCTTCACTCTgagggcagtgggagctga